The nucleotide sequence CCGTCGCTGTCGCGACAAGCTGAACATTGCCAGATGCTTGTTCCGATGAGCTGGCGACTTCGACCGAGAGCTGCCGGCTGTGATCAGCCGTGCAGGTAAGGCTACGGGCGGAGGCTTCAAGGTCTGAGGAGGCAGAGGAGACCGTATCGATAACCTTGCCCACTGCGGTTTCGAATTCGCCGGCGATCCGAGCGACATCGGCCTTCCGCTGCTCGGCGGCGGCACGATCCTGTTCGGTCTTTGCATCGATTTCGGCTTGCGCCTTCTCGCGCGCCTTCAGCTTGAACAGTTCGACCGCTTCGGCCATCTCGCCAAGTTCATCCTTACGGCCAAGGCCTGGGAGAACGACGTCGAACCGGCCGTCGCCGAGCTGGCGCATGGCCGCCGTCATCGAAGTGACTGTCTTTGCGACCCGCCGGCCGAACAGCAACGCGAGCAGGCCAACGAGCAACGTTGCAAACCCGATCAGCCAAATCAGCCTCCGCTGAATTTGTTCAGCTTGCATTTCCGCAGCCCGCGAGCGCATGTCAGCGGCGGCCATAATCTTCGCGAGCGCCGGGCTGATGCGGTCGTAAATTTGTCCGAGATCGTCGGCCTGATCGCTCAGCGCCTGCTGCGTCACCATGAAGGACACAAAGCTCGACTTATATGCGCGGATCAGTTCGAGGATCTGGGATTTTATCTCCGCGGGTAGGCTCGCCTGCGCAAGCGCGGTCTCGAATCCCGCCTCCCGTTCGGCCAGTTGATCGCCATATTTGTCTTCGCCACGGAGAATGAAGTCTTTCTCGTGCCGGCGCATCGTCAGCATCAAGATCGTGAGGCGTGGCTGGTTCAGGTCGGCTAGAAGTTCCTCGACGGCGTGCACGGCCTTGCGCAGCTTGCCCTGGAATCCATCATCTTCGTTGAAGCCGAGGTTGCGTTGCGCCGCGACCACGTTTCGAAAGCGCGTCGCATAGAGATTGATCACAGATCGCAACGCGGTCGCTTCCTTCCGTGGGTCGTCGTCGGGCAGAGCCGACACAAAAGCTTCGACCCAGCTCAGGTCTGCTAGCTGCTCCTCATGACTCTTCGCATACTTCGCGATCGCCATTTCGCCGGGCTTGCGCAGAAAGTCGCTCGTAAATTGTCGTGACTCCAGGAAGCTTTGTGACAACGATGCGACATGAGCTTTGAACGTATTGCTGTCATTCGCATCGCTCTGGACCAGGCTCGCGTACTTCAGGGCGGCAGCGCAGAGTGCACCCGTGACAAGAACTCCCGAAATCCCGAGCAGTGCCATTTGGCCGCGCAACCCAATGCGGAAGCCCCGGCAACTCCTCAACTGCCCGATAAGTCTGCTCGCTGCTCCGGTCATTGTACCCCGTGATGAGTTTTATGCGCCCGGTAGGGTGCTTGGTTGCCGCTGATCCGATGAGCGATTATTCAGTATCGAGCAGAATTAGAGCTGGCGTGCTCTGCTCGTCGATGAGTGGCTTGCTAATTTAGATTGATTTCGGAATTCTGAATTCGCGTTTATAGACACACACTTTTCTTCCAGCAGCACGGGCACGACGCAGCCGGTCGCGTTACAACTCTCTGCATGATCGGTTTGTGTCGGAGAACATGAAGACGTTGGAGTTTGGCCCAGTGGACCGCTCATCAGGATGTTCAGAGAACGACAACTTGCTATCGTTCACGCCTGCCGCCATATGGTCGGCGCTTCGGGAAGCGCTTCGCGGCCGATTTGTTTGAGGTCGTCGAGGGTCGTCTCACCTCTACGGGCGATTTTGGCCGCGCCCTGTTCATGCCGAACTGGCTGCTCCGCCGCGATGGACCAGTGCTCGGATCGCACGACTTCACTCCCGAGCCGCATCAAGCTGTACATCATTTGTTGCTTCTCGCGCTTGCTGCGCTGAAACAATGTCTCGGCATACGCGCCCATGCGGAACCGGTAGAAATGGCTTGCCATGTCCTGCTCCTATGCCGCGTCACCGGAATTGAGAGGGATTTGACCACGTCATTGTTGCCGGCCCGCCAAACGTCGGCTCGTAAAACGGGGTTGCGCCTAACCCTGCATGGTAAGGACATCTGGATGCTGATTAATGCAACTTATCTCGACTCGGCGCTTAAATTCCGCGTTCGCGCGAATTTACCGACGGATTTCAGCGCACCTAATCCGCTCTGCTGGTGCTAGGAGGTCGGTCACGCCAGTATCACATTGTCGATCAGCCGCGTCGAGCCTACATAGGCTGCGGCGCATAGTGCCGCCGGGCGGAGTAGCGGACTTTCGGCGGCCTTGAGCGTGTCATAGTCGACAAGCTCAAGGTATTGTAGCCGATCGATCTCATTCAAATGCCCTTTTGCGATTGCAAGCAGCTTTTCGACGTCGCGTTCTCCTGAGCGACACTTGTCCGCTGCGGCGAACAGTCCACGGCTGATGGCACGAGCCCGCCGACGTTCTTCCTCGCTGAGATAGCGGTTGCGACTGCTCATCGCGAGCCCGTCCGCTTCCCGGACCGTCGGCACGGTAACGATCGCGATCGGAAGATCGAGATCGCGTGCCATGTGACGCACGACCGCGCATTGCTGAAAATCCTTCTGCCCGAAAAACGCGACATCCGGCTGCACCATGTTGAACAGTTTGCAGACGACCGTCGCGACACCGCGAAAGTGCCCAGGCCTGAACGCTCCGCAGAGTGGCTTTGCCAGGTCGCCCGGCTCGACGAAGGTCTCAAATTGGGGCGGATAGACTTCGCCGGCATCCGGCGCAAAGACGATGGCAACATCGGCATCGCGGCACAGCCTCTCATCGCGCGTGAAGTCCCGCGGATAGGTGCTGAGATCCTCGTTCGGTCCGAATTGAGTGGGATTCACGAAGATGCTGAGAACGGTGACGTCAGATTGCGCCCGGCTTGCCTCGACCAGCGCTAGATGGCCGTCGTGCAGATAGCCCATGGTCGGCACGAATCCGATGCGTTTACTGGCCCTGCGGGCGTTTGAAAGAGCGCGACGAAGTTCGGCGACTGTCGTGATTGTCTGCATTGCTTTGCTGCACATCAGGTTAGGTGGGAGCCCAGTTTGCGATGGTTTCGCCAAGACCTTGGGGAAGCCCGTAGGATTCCTGCGGTCCCGGGAACGCACCGCTGCGGACATCTGCGGCCCAGCGCGACAGCGCCTCCTGCAACAGCTGAAAGCCCTCTGTATAGGCGCGAACGAATTTAGGCCGATGACTTTCAGTCAATCCGAGCACATCATGGAACACGAGCACCTGGCCCGAGCAACTGGGACCCGCGCCAATTCCAATGGTCGGTATCGTCAGGAATTCCGTCGCGCGCGCGGCGAGCTCCGCCGGGACGCCCTCCAGAACCAGAGCGAAGCATCCGGCCTCTTGCAGTCGGTGGGCGTCGTCGAGCAGGCGTAGAGCGTCGTCGGCCTTCCGGCCCTGCACCTTGAAACCACCCATGACATTGACGCTCTGCGGAGTGAGGCCCAGATGACCCATCACGGGAATTTCGCAATCGACCAGGGCACGGACCATTTCGATGCGCTTCGCTCCGCCTTCGAGCTTAACCGCTGCCGCGCCTCGCTGCAGAAAGCCCCCGGCGTTGCGTATCGTCTCCTCAATGCTGAGGTGAAAACTGAGAAAGGGCATATCGGCAACGAGCAAGGCACGAGCTCTCGTGCGCGCAACAGCATCCAGGTGATGGTTCATCATGGCCATACTGACCGGCAGCGTGTTGTCAAATCCGAGGCAGACGTTGCCAACACTGTCCCCGATGAGGATGACATCGACGATGGGATCGGCGATGCGCGCCGTAACCGCGTCGTAAGCGGTGGTCATGACGATACGGCGCCCCTCCTCCTTGCATCGCTGCAGAACTGGAATCGTGACACGTTCAACAGGCTGCTCTGAAATGTGGCTCATCTTTAGATCCCGATCGCTCCACCGCCCGCATCCCCGGACTCGGGGCTACCTACGGAAGCTGAGAGAACACTGTCAATGGTGGAGGCGAAACGGAAAAGCACATTTCCAAAGCTAGCGGCGGACAGATAGAAACGTCTAATGATTGCGCAATCATCAGAAGCGGAGGCTTTTCAACCACCACATTTATGCGGAGCGACTTTGCATCGCGCCGGCCCCCACCGCGACAGCGCGCTACCGACTCTTCTCACATCTGGCGAGTTGCTGCCGGGCCCAGCATTGGCATATCTGCGACAGCGGCTCGGATGCTTTGCCAAAGCTACCGGCAGGTTCAGGTTCGGCCAGCATATTCATCTTACGGCAGCAGCTGGGTTCCATTAGCTCGCGCTCGAGCCGCACTTTCAAGCCAGCGCATCGGCAGCATCCCTGACACCAGCGTAGATCTGATCAAGATCTACCGCCGTGACGCAATAAGGTGGCATCACGTAGATCGTGTTGCCGAGTGGTCGCAGCAGGAGATTTCGGCGCTCGAAGAAGGCCTGAAGCTTCGGACCGATGTTTGCCAGATACCCCGGATCGCTCGTTTTCAGATCAAGCGCTGTGATGGTGCCGGTCCGACGGACGTTCGCAAAGCGCGGGTCGGCGCGGAATGGCTCGATTGCATGCGCTTGCATCGTGGCGACAGCGGCGACGCGCCGGCGAGATTCCTGATCTTGCCACAGATCCAGATTCGCTTTCGCGGCGGCGCAGGCTACCGGATTCGCTGTATATGAACTCGAATGAAAGAACGTACGCGTACGATCTTTTGAGTAATGCGCATCGAATATATCCGCGCGGCAGAGCGTCACTGCCAGTGGGAGCGCCCCTCCGGTGAGGCCCTTCGAATAGCAGGCGATATCTGGAGTGATAT is from Bradyrhizobium xenonodulans and encodes:
- the panB gene encoding 3-methyl-2-oxobutanoate hydroxymethyltransferase, yielding MSHISEQPVERVTIPVLQRCKEEGRRIVMTTAYDAVTARIADPIVDVILIGDSVGNVCLGFDNTLPVSMAMMNHHLDAVARTRARALLVADMPFLSFHLSIEETIRNAGGFLQRGAAAVKLEGGAKRIEMVRALVDCEIPVMGHLGLTPQSVNVMGGFKVQGRKADDALRLLDDAHRLQEAGCFALVLEGVPAELAARATEFLTIPTIGIGAGPSCSGQVLVFHDVLGLTESHRPKFVRAYTEGFQLLQEALSRWAADVRSGAFPGPQESYGLPQGLGETIANWAPT
- a CDS encoding methyl-accepting chemotaxis protein; translation: MALLGISGVLVTGALCAAALKYASLVQSDANDSNTFKAHVASLSQSFLESRQFTSDFLRKPGEMAIAKYAKSHEEQLADLSWVEAFVSALPDDDPRKEATALRSVINLYATRFRNVVAAQRNLGFNEDDGFQGKLRKAVHAVEELLADLNQPRLTILMLTMRRHEKDFILRGEDKYGDQLAEREAGFETALAQASLPAEIKSQILELIRAYKSSFVSFMVTQQALSDQADDLGQIYDRISPALAKIMAAADMRSRAAEMQAEQIQRRLIWLIGFATLLVGLLALLFGRRVAKTVTSMTAAMRQLGDGRFDVVLPGLGRKDELGEMAEAVELFKLKAREKAQAEIDAKTEQDRAAAEQRKADVARIAGEFETAVGKVIDTVSSASSDLEASARSLTCTADHSRQLSVEVASSSEQASGNVQLVATATDEMAATIANIGRQVEEAADIAREAVRRAELSDQRMVGLAAAAERIGSVVH
- the panC gene encoding pantoate--beta-alanine ligase, which codes for MQTITTVAELRRALSNARRASKRIGFVPTMGYLHDGHLALVEASRAQSDVTVLSIFVNPTQFGPNEDLSTYPRDFTRDERLCRDADVAIVFAPDAGEVYPPQFETFVEPGDLAKPLCGAFRPGHFRGVATVVCKLFNMVQPDVAFFGQKDFQQCAVVRHMARDLDLPIAIVTVPTVREADGLAMSSRNRYLSEEERRRARAISRGLFAAADKCRSGERDVEKLLAIAKGHLNEIDRLQYLELVDYDTLKAAESPLLRPAALCAAAYVGSTRLIDNVILA